In Nycticebus coucang isolate mNycCou1 chromosome 5, mNycCou1.pri, whole genome shotgun sequence, the DNA window ttgaacagtttgatgagaatatttcagattgtgtatgaaaccagcacattgtaccccttgattgcactaatgtacacagctatgatttaacaataataaaaataaataaataaaatgttatgttgtttaaaaaaaggTGACAATCTCAGTAgtgggtcacaactcacagtttGAAAAGCATCCCCTGGAGAAAGGAAGGTTCATGGAAGACTTCAAAAGTATGGCTTGCAAATCccttcaccttttcttttcttttgtatttttagacaTTGCAAAATAGAAGAAAGTCCAGCCCATTTTTCTCGGAAACAACACAATGTCTGTGTGCACAGTGCATGTGGTGTATTGTCTGACAGTAAATGAGAGCTTTCCACGGAGGGTTTCTTGTGTGTTTGGTTACTGTACCCGGTTAGGCTTTCTTGACAAGTAGGATTTCAAAACTCTTGGGCAGGGCCCTGGTACCTTTCAGAAAGCTGGATCATACGTCTCCAATGTCTCTTCACTGAGAAAAATCAATACGCGACTTGTTTCACATAAAGGGCCCCATCACACGTCATAACCCAGAAGGGAGCAAGCATTCATTCTGCCTCAGGGCTGCCGAAATGGGAACTCGATGCCCAATGCCTTTCAATCATGCACACATTTGAAACTCACACCACCGTCATCACCACCACCTATACCCTCCAGGACAGAGTCTGCTCCCCATCCAGCTCTGTGAGCTTCTGTGTGCAATACAAATCCTGAAGCTAGAAAGGAATACAAAGGTCATCTGGTCTACCTCTCTCTTTCCCAAGAGGATAGCCAACTAAAATTTTTGGTGCACAGTTGAGCTACTTCCCACTGTACCACAAGTATCTGTGCTCCATGGGGCCTTCTTTGAGCTACTGGATGAGTTTAAATGTTTCCACCATCACAGGTCTGAGGTGTTTCTCCCCCTTAGAATGTCTTCTTCTCTTATCCACACAAATTCCACCTATCCTTCCAGATTCCATCCCAGCCCTCTCCCCAAACTCCATAACCACTGTCCATCCTTTCCCCTCTGAAATGAGGTTAAACTCACTGAATTCATGCAACCATTTGCATCTGAGACACTGTTTAATAGGCAGTTAATATGCATTTATTGGTTGGCTTTGTGATGTTTAAAAGCAGCAAGTAAGAAACTTTAGGATATAATCTTAAATGATCTTTTCCTACATGGTATGTATCAAAGAGTAAATAGAAAGGCTTAGCATTTTATCATGAAGATACTTAAATCATGTCATCATTAGAGAAGTGAGTAGTGCTCTGTTTTTTTCCACAGACTCGGCATGAGAGTGGACACCAGCGCTGCTGATTTCTCTGATACACTATCATTTGGGAGACGCCTGTTTTAGGCAACTGAATTCTTGCATTCATTAGATAAAGCAACTGGGAgctttttatttaggaaaatactGGATATGGCTCCAATGGCAGGTGCTCTGATGAAAGCTTCCAGGCACGGTCAAAATCTACAGAACTGTCTGGCTGTTGCCttgtaagactctctctctctctccctgggagAATGTCCTATAATATAGCTCTACATGCAAGATGTTGGTGCTATATTTTAGgactctgtctcttctctctctgtctctctctctctctacacacacacacacttctctgtTATTCATCCCTACCTTTGGTTACTTACTGCCATAATAGGGTCATTGAACTTCATAACTTGGGAAGAACTTAAAGATGATCTATTCATGTCAGATGAGGGAATCGAACCAAGAAAAGGTGAGCTAATGTGCTTCACCTCATCCTTGTAGAAAATGAAAGAGTTGGGGGAAAACCTCAAATATCCTGTTACCAAGAGAAATCAGGAGCTAGAAGTTGTAAAAACCTCACACCCCCtggattttcagtttcatttcccCTATCCCTGAacttcctatctccccagatccCTCTGTCTGGCCACTGAGGAACTTCCCCAGGAGCCAGACACCAAACTGTTTCCTTCCATTAACCAATTCCTCAATGTCGTCTCCTCTCCATCCTGCCACTTCTCTTACCCTACTTTGcaatttcattatttattcctgtttttcttttgcctaaCACCACATCTGCCAAAACCACACAGCTCCTTTATTTTAAACcctttaaattacacacaaaacTAAAGCTAGTGACCATGGCTATCTCACAGAGAGTCCTGTTCTCTCCATCCAGGACAACAGAAACCTTTTCTATCTCATGTGTAACATAAATAATACgatgaaaaaagaaagttttctctTTAAACAAGCAGGTAATTTCTTAAGACACATAACCAAGCACATGGTGATGCCTACAAGTTATGCCAGGAAAGTGGTGCAGCTCACAGACACTACCTAGAAACACCAAACCTCAACTCTCTAGCATAAAACATCAATATCCTCTCTATCCTTTCAAGAGTAGAAATACTGATTGATATGAACCCTTCCCTTCTTGTTCTTGCCACTGTCTTGTCAAAGTGTTAAACCAATGAGGTGGTCGCAGCAGAAGATAGGACAAAAAGAAGACCAGTAAAAAGtccaaataaatcaaaattagCTGCAGAGCAATGTATTGAACACATGGACGCTGGAGGCAAACTGCACAGAGAGTCTTGGGTAAGcgctgtgtgactgtgggtaTCTTGCTTAGACACTGCTAAGTTTCTTTGCCCGGTAAGCAGGGATAATAGCAGTTCCTCCTTCGCAGGATTGACAGGAGGATCAAATAAgttaatatttacaaaaacacTTGGGACAACGCTTTGCATATATTAAGCATTACAtagatatttgttaaataagccttcagtttgaaattttttaaataatcataccAGGTATCTGCTGACCTCCAGATCCTACCAGCAGTTTCAAGATCTCTAGgcaatgtgctggttccacacacaccacacattcTCTAATAATCCCCTAAGAACTGTTGTGCAACCTTCATTCCATATCCCCTTCTTCCTGGGACGTGACAGGAATGTACTCCTGAACTTCTCTCATATAGCGCCCATAGCTATAGCCACTCATGGTGAGAAAAGGCCTCTCTGCCTCCAGAGACGAGGGCTGGAGACCCATGAAAGTTCTTGTTTGCCCAAGAATTTCATGAATTCTACCTGTAACCCAGGACTGGAATTGGGGGACAACAGGTCACCtaccacaggggaaaaaaaagctaAGGGAAAATCGACCACATCACACAGTGTCTTCTTGGCACAGGGTTCCTGGTGCTAAGTAGAAATCTTCTGAGCTGTCCAAACTTGTTGTCCTAAAgcctcttctccctttctctccttatTTTACTCTAATCAGGCTCTCAGTTATACCAGACTTGATCTTCTCAAGAGTCAGCAAAAAACCACTTTGGTAAAGGCAGTGGGACCTGGTCTCACTCCACCTGTCAGGAGCATCTACCCAGCCAGCACTCCCTCCCTTTGCCCACTCTCTTCTCCCGGCTCCCGGGCCAGCACAGCCTCCTAGCTTTCCTGGCTACTCCCTCTGGGGCTCCTTTGCTTGTTGCTCCGTgacttcctccttcctccactgGAGCGCCCTGAGGCTCACTGctcctttctcttctcatttACATCCAAGTTTGCTTTCAAATGCTGCAGGCTGCAGGGCAAGCTCCTGCACTCTTGTGATTTACAATACCATTTCTTCCCCAGGGTGACTCTCAAATCATATCTCCAGCTCAGACCTAAATTCTGAATTCCTAACTCAAACATCCACCTGCCCACTTAACAGAACAAGCACTCCACCTAAATTTAGCTGGTCCAACTCCTGACCTTCTCCCCAAACCTTCTCTGTCGTCTTCCCAACCTCTCCCTGCCCCTACACTATACCCATCAGCAAAACCTTTCAAAAATATCCAGGATCTGACTGTCACCTCCAGCTGTCCTCTGGCTACTATTATCACCCCTGAGTACTGAGATACCTTCTTAAATAATTTTACGACTTTTGCCATTCTGTCACTCCAGCAAAGAGCGGCCAGAAAGAGATTGTCAAGATCTAAGTCTGATCATGTCATCCCCTTGTTTGAAACCTTCTTGTAGCTTGTCATTTCACTAAGAAAAGCCAAAGTCCTTATCAGTACACGGCCTGCCCCAGCCCATCAGCAATTTGGCCTCATCTCCACTCTGCCACGCGGCCCCTGCTGTGCTCTCCACAGCTTCCAGCCGTAGCTCCCTCCCTGAGACACCCACAGTGTTTGCTCCCCCACCCTTCACTTCTCTGCTCAGAAGTCACTTTTGGGTGTCCCTCACTATGCTTTTCAAAATTGCCAACTATGCCTTCGTGGCAGTCCTTATCTCCTTTCCCTGATTCTTCCACAGAAGACGcatctattttataaattttacttattttatttatctccatTAGAATACTTAGTTTCATCTTTCCCTGTTAGAATCAAAGCCCCAAGTGGGTGGGGATTTATATCCGTTCTTGATCCCTGCTGCCTCCTACTGCTAgccagtgcctggtacacagcagTGCTCCATAAagatttgctgaatgaatgggaCTAATGGTTCACTGGGTTCCTCTTACCTAAGACAGTCATCACTGTCTTCATCAGCTTCATGGGTGCCCTCCGGCGGCTGATGGACCCACTCGTGTGTGGAGACAGGACATTGGTTTTCCTCTTGACATACATGTAAATACGCAGGTATACCACCACCATGATGAAGAAGGCCACGAGGTTGGACACGGTCCAGAAAACGAGGTAACTCCTGCTGTAAATGGGGGCCAGGGAAGAGCAGGCTGAGATGTTGCAGAGGCAATTCCAGCCCAGCGTGGGGACTGCCCCCATAAAGATGGCGATGGCCCAGATCAGCAGAATGAGCAGCGTCACCCTCTTCTTGGTCAGGTTGCTGTGGACCCGCATCCTCATGATGGACATGTGCCTCTCCACTGCGATCACCAGCAAATTGGTCAGGGAGGCGGTCAAGCTACTGTCCAGGAGTCCCTGGCGGAGGAACCAGCGGTTGACAGACAAAGTTTTGGAAACTGGGCCTGTGTTAAACATCAGGAATACATAGGCTATTCCAGCAAAGAAGTCTGCGGCAGCTAAGTTAGCCAACAGGTAGTAGAACGGGAAGTGAAACTTTCTGTTTTTGATCACTGCTGCGATGACtagagaattggaaaaaaaaataaacaggcagAAAAACGTCCCAACACACAAAACAATCACGAGCTTCGTTCCTGTCCACTCATCGGCAGTGTCGGTGTTGCTCCTATTATAAAAAAAGTCCATCTGCTTGTCATAGTGACACTCATTCATCGTGGAGAAGAACCAAACATCCtagaaagaaattgaaagaagaaacaaatatcaGTCTTTGTAAAATCAGTCACTAAACCACCACTTGCTACTGCCAAACCCCTTCTCCTGGCTAGCTCCATTAGGTCCTTCAGGTCTCAGTATAAACGTCACTTGCTCTGTCCTCCTACCACACCATTTAGCTCACATTTTAATCATCTGTTTCCCGGGTGGGGTGCAAGCTCAGTGAAGGAGggtctgtgtctgtttttctcatcataccatgctcataatAACCCCAGGATCCACCTGCCCTGTCTGACTCATGACAGGTGCCTgcggaatgaatgaatgagcaaggaGGCATCCACAGGCCAAAGGTGCTGCCCTGCAGATCCACTCCGTGTTGGTAATAATTACAACACCGTATGTTAACGCTCTCTCCGGATTTCCAGTTCATTTCTTACTTATAGGTTATATTCATTAATCAAGGGCAGGTTGGTGATTCCAAGCACATTCTTGCCAAGATAATGGGGGTTGGATTACTCCCTACATAATCAAATGGTTTCCCCAAGAGATCAATTTTCCACCACTTCTGATTCTCCTTTTGCCATCTTCCGGTTTCAAGCTACAATTAGAATATTCATTTATGAAGCCCATGGTGTAGGGATGGGACTGGGGTTAACACCGCTTCCTTACCTTTTTGTTCACTTCTTCCTTATAGTCTTCTAGTCCAAACCGTACCAACTCTTCAACATGGCAGATGGTGGAGGATCAGGCCTCCCTGGGCAAAACTGAAATTTGGAGTTTGGGCAGATGTCCCCCCTAACGTGGGTGTTACAACATAACTACCAAGCGAAGACAAGTCCTCACAACGTATGTCTGAAAGTAGACCTTACACTGAAATATCCTGCAGACAGGGAAGATACTAACCCTCTCATTCAAAGATCTCTTGCCCCCCAAAGTGAGGGACTCTCACCAAGGAAAAGTGAGCTGGGTAGGGATTCTAAGGATGCTCATCTACCTGTGCTCAGTGGGGGAAAAACAAGTGTTCTGCCTCACAGCAGTCTGGCGCCATCCTACCAAAGGAGATGGGTTTCAGGGCCAAGTCTTCTAGGTAGAATGATTGTGGGCCCCTTAGAAAGAATGAGGCTGTACTTATTCCCTGGAGATCAGAGATCCAGTACGCTCGGGAGCTGAGCAGCCTGCTGGTGGGAATAGCAAAGCTCTGATAGCAAAAGCTTAGTAGAAATCCCCAGCTTCTTAAAGTTCCTGAAAATTCTGAAATCCAATATTACATCCAAAACAGGATAAGCAAACCAGATAATGATTTTAAGTAGTACAAAATAGAAATGGATCTCAGAcaatcttctttttaatttatattttaatggtaTAATGATACttctaaatgaattaaatattgcCTCTCTGCCCTAGCAAATGGGAGGTAAATGACATTTTATATgcttaaaataaacaaactgggAGCAGTCTCAAGAGAAAAATGGTTCCACGGCCTTTCAATTACAAAGAAAGGGGACTCAATTTTAATAATGACTAAACAAAAATTATCCTCTTTGGCAGACAGTCGCCAACATTTAACTGTAAATATCAAATAACTTCATACAACAGGCCACTATATCATGTATCTGTACAATATCATAAGTTTTGCCAAATTAACATTACAAATACTATGATAACATTAATAACCTTATAATAGTCCATTATATGAACATACCATACTCTACTTAGCTAATCCTAAATGCTGGACATTAAGAGTCTTTCCAGAATTTCACTTTTATAAGCAAGGCTACATTCTTGTGTGTTCTTTATAGACTTCCCAATTATTTTTTAGGAATGGCCCATAGTCTTCAAATTAAGGTTAaggatataaatttatttaaaggttTCTGATACATCTTCTTGTTAAGCTGTGCTTGAGAGagagtatattttaatttcacaaGCAGAAATTGAGAGTTAGATAGAAGGTACTAATTTaacaaaatacaatttaaatatacaaagagaaaaatatagctTTCGACCATGTTGAAAGCATATAGAAACTCAGGACAAACGATCTAAGAACTACATGCTTTGGTTTAAATGTttatgtccctccaaaattcacattGAAACTTCACCCCCATTGTGATGGTATTAACAGGTTGGGTCTTTTGGAAATGAATGGGATTACTGTCCATATAACAGAGGCCTAGGGGAATGTGTGAGCCTTTTGGGGGCCATTCTACCATGCAAGGACACAGTATTTGCCCCCTTCTGCCCTCACACAGAAACCAAATCTACTGGTgctttgatcttgaacttcccagcctccagaactgtgagcagtaaatttctgttatttgtaaATCACCTAGTCTAAGGCATTTTTCTCATGGCATCTGGAACCTTCTAAGATACCACATGAAAGATTTTAATAATACAATTATTATCTGTGCTTtcactaattaaaaataatttatgtattttattttattacctgCTCCAGATATCtaaaagaaagacatttctaaTTATAAGTTATATTATTGTTAACAAACATATTAGAAACATCAAGATTAATATATCACAAAGATATTAGAATTAAGATACCATAAATGTTAAacttttcctaattttattctgaaaggcatcttaaaattttagttttcattctTAATATTTGTTTGAATTTGTAATTACATCACGAAATAAAGCCTCcatgatttttactttaaaaatcttcaaattCAATTTTCCCCCCGGAAAATCAAAATGGCATATTTTTGGACATGTTTTAGCAAAAATTGTCCTGAGACTGCAAAGCAGTTTTATTTTACGAAGTTGAGCTGTCACAGAAGAACTATGATTAGCCAGAACTTTCTCTAAGCAGCTCTCCACCTCCAGCCCCAGATTCTATTTTGGGGAGAAACACGTAAGGAGGACAAAAATGTTTATGTAgggaattgatttaaaaaatatatgtaatattatgcagAAAATGGAAATCATGTTCACTATGAAATTGGGACAATACACTTATAAGAAAAAGCTCAAGTCATTGTTTTAATAACAAGTACAGttgaacctttgtaagttgacatacaaaggtggtcaacataaggagctaggcctactgtaccgATAGGTACATGTATTATATGTCCGGTTTATGAAAACTGGGTGAACTTAAGGAGACAGTCAATGTAGAcaggtggtcaactacggaggttctcctataattatatacacacaaatattgaCCACCtttaaaagatacagaaaaaagatgagaaaaaactCCCAAAATGTAAATAGTTAATTAACAATGGTAGAACTGTGGGTCATTTAAAACAAGTTCTTTCCAGCTTTTTTCTGCATTGCATATTTCctaaaatgagtaaataaataaacctttaaacACTATCTTACAAATTCTTAGGAGCACACATTCTACCTAATGTAGTCTTTATTCTACAGCTAATTATCGTtctgaaaaatcaaaattaatgttCTAAGGGAAAGTCTCAATGATTAGCATTCCTGAAGCTTCACTTGCTGAACCCTGTCCACATCTGAACATAACTATTCACATATCTTTCACCAATTTGCCTACCAGACGCTTCCTAATGGCATCATCTCAGAGCTCCAAAAATGAGTAACTCAGAGTTTTATGAATTTGAGTTagtacttttgatttttttctcctctgccctATGGTACCAAATTTGCTGATAGTCCCCAGTACTTATTAACTAAAAATCAGCATCTTTTCTTAGCTGAAAACCACCCAAAACTTTAGCAAGTTTATAACAAATGACTGATTTCTCAACCCTTGCCTTCTTTTAAGCCTTAAAACATGATTCTATGATgttgaccacccgagggactgtTTGTCCCCCTTGACACCCCTGCCACATTTAAGCCATTtcactgctttatttttcttacagtatttattttcaataaattaatACGTTATTCCAGTCCTAACCTAAACGTCTCCCCAATTTCAAAGTAGCCCAGCTGCTCTGTTGTCAGAGACCCCTGTGTTAATCTCATCAGAGCCACTCAGTAGCTCATTTGTTacccagtattttcttttatacttatgTATTTACCTAAgtctctctcccacccccagaCCATTCCActctggcagagccaggactcacCTATTATGCTCCCTTCTATAACATCAGCATTTATGTAATGAACGGATCTCTGACCTACACTATCTTTTCCTCCTCCAAAATGAAAAAGTTCAGCTAAATGCCTCTGGCGACTTACATATATGTCAGCCACTAAATATGACAACTAGAGAGCTCTGTCACTTATTAACTATGTGTTCTAAGATAGGTTACATATTATTTCCACCTTATTATTACTATACCTAATTACTAACATTTGCAagcttactctgtgccaggtgctgtgttAAACATCTCATGTGgattatctcacttaattctcCCAAAAGTGATATAAATACTATCattacacccattttacagatgagaaaactgaagccctCTTGCCTGAGGACACATAGCTAGGAAGTGGGAGATCCTGGATTCTATTTAGGCAGCCTCACTTCATAGCCCAAATGCTTATCTGAAATGTTATGTTTTCTCTCCATGGGCACATAAAGCACCCGCCAGAACCAAGAGCTATCGTTATATTTACAACAACCATAGAGTTGCCGAAATAGAATAGGCTGATCAAATCATATTCTGTCTGAACCATACTATAAAAAATTGGGGGCGTTCTAAATAACCTTTggtctgtctgtcttttttttttttttttcttcttaagtagCTCTAAGAAGGGTAGAAAAGACACTTGTTTTCTGGAAATAAGTATTCAACGTTTATGGTAAGTAGAAAATGGTGTGGTCAATTTCAGGACCAGGTTATTGTTGCTaaacttctgttttttgtttgtttgcttgtttttatactCAGAGTTTAGAGGATTTGATAGTTTTGACCCAGAAACAAAAGATGCTAAACTTTGGAGTGATTACCACAACTTCAAACTTCAGTAATTTAGGACTTCATAAAATGATGGTTTAGAAAGTCTATATGTGGAATCCAAATGAAAACTTCACGAGCAAGACTTTCATTTAGACTCCCAAACTTGCTTCTCTGAAAAAATGTCCAGCCAGCCCAGAACGTGGAAACAATTATGAAAATTAAGACATTTGAAAACCACTCAAGCAGCTTTTATTTCTAGCTCCATCTTAGGAGACAAGTTGCTGCCTGGCCTTTTAGATGGATTTCAGTAATACTCTTCTTCCTCCTGGGAAGAGACATGGTGCATCAAAGACAAGGTCAGTTGACTCTGGGCGTATTATCTTTCTCTGTGGTTCACAAATGTAGAACAGTCCTCTCCTCTCTGAAACCCCATCCAGATGGGAGGTAGTTGGATGTAAGGTTAGTTGGTACCCTAGTGACTCATCCTGCATAAGCAATCATGTTTgttcattgaattatttttaacaattcaTGTTAATGGAAATATCAGGATTGCATGGAAGATTTAAATCCACATATAATCTCTGCGGTTCATGTTGGCCATTAGTTTcaaggcctttgcacttgctctcCCCTCTGCCCAGAGGCTCTTCCCCGGGTCTCCCGGGATCACTCCGGCTCACATGTCTCTTCCTCAGAGATTTCTTCCCTGCTGCTTTC includes these proteins:
- the LPAR3 gene encoding lysophosphatidic acid receptor 3, with the translated sequence MNECHYDKQMDFFYNRSNTDTADEWTGTKLVIVLCVGTFFCLFIFFSNSLVIAAVIKNRKFHFPFYYLLANLAAADFFAGIAYVFLMFNTGPVSKTLSVNRWFLRQGLLDSSLTASLTNLLVIAVERHMSIMRMRVHSNLTKKRVTLLILLIWAIAIFMGAVPTLGWNCLCNISACSSLAPIYSRSYLVFWTVSNLVAFFIMVVVYLRIYMYVKRKTNVLSPHTSGSISRRRAPMKLMKTVMTVLGAFVVCWTPGLVVLLLDGLNCTQCGVQHVKRWFLLLALLNSVVNPIIYSYKDEDMYSTMKKMVCCFSQEKSLERRPSRVPSTVLSRSDTGSQYTEDSVSQGPVCSKSSS